In Streptomyces canus, one DNA window encodes the following:
- the fahA gene encoding fumarylacetoacetase, translating to MPPFDVPFDVPEGDPFGPHNLPYGVFSPPGSSDRTVGVRLGDHVLDAGAAAAALGSPYVSLLARPSLGPLLAAGRTAWSDVRRALTAWVTVPAHQEAVAGFFHPLSSVDLHLPFEVADYVDFYASENHARNVGQMFRPDAADSLTPNWKHLPIGYHGRAGTVVVSGTDVVRPSGQRKAPSDASPVFGPSVRLDIEAEVGFVVGTPSELGRPVALGDFREHVFGLCLLNDWSARDIQAWEYVPLGPFLGKSFATSVSAWITPLDALEEARVAPPERTHELLPYLDDTASDVEPGGYDLRISVAVNGHVVSEPPFSTMYWTAAQQLAHMTVNGASLRTGDLYGSGTVSGPSAGERGSLLELTWNGRDALELPDGKRTFLEDGDLVTLSAWAPGPGGVRVGLGEVAGRVVPRVV from the coding sequence ATGCCCCCCTTCGATGTCCCCTTCGACGTGCCCGAGGGCGACCCCTTCGGCCCGCACAACCTTCCGTACGGAGTGTTCTCGCCGCCGGGTTCGTCCGACCGGACCGTCGGCGTCCGCCTCGGTGACCACGTCCTCGACGCGGGCGCGGCGGCCGCCGCCCTCGGTTCCCCGTACGTCTCCCTGCTCGCCCGGCCCTCCCTGGGCCCGCTCCTCGCCGCCGGCCGCACGGCCTGGTCGGACGTGCGGCGGGCGCTCACCGCGTGGGTGACCGTGCCGGCGCACCAGGAGGCCGTCGCGGGGTTCTTCCACCCGCTGTCGTCGGTCGACCTCCATCTCCCCTTCGAGGTCGCGGACTACGTCGACTTCTACGCCTCCGAGAACCACGCGCGCAACGTCGGCCAGATGTTCCGGCCCGACGCCGCCGACTCCCTGACCCCCAACTGGAAGCACCTGCCGATCGGGTACCACGGGCGCGCGGGCACGGTGGTGGTGTCGGGGACGGATGTCGTACGGCCGTCGGGGCAGCGGAAGGCCCCCTCCGACGCCTCTCCCGTCTTCGGGCCGTCCGTGCGGCTCGACATCGAGGCGGAGGTCGGTTTCGTGGTCGGGACGCCCTCGGAGCTGGGCCGGCCGGTCGCGCTCGGCGACTTCCGGGAGCACGTCTTCGGGCTGTGCCTGCTCAACGACTGGTCCGCGCGGGACATCCAGGCCTGGGAGTACGTCCCTCTCGGCCCGTTCCTCGGCAAGTCCTTCGCCACGTCGGTGTCGGCGTGGATCACCCCGCTGGACGCGCTGGAGGAGGCGCGGGTGGCACCGCCGGAGCGGACGCACGAGCTGCTGCCGTATCTGGACGACACCGCTTCCGACGTGGAACCGGGCGGTTACGACCTGCGGATCTCCGTCGCGGTCAACGGCCACGTGGTGTCGGAGCCGCCGTTCTCCACCATGTACTGGACGGCGGCCCAGCAGTTGGCTCACATGACGGTGAACGGGGCGTCGCTGAGGACGGGTGACCTGTACGGCTCGGGAACGGTGAGCGGGCCCTCGGCGGGCGAGCGGGGGTCGCTGCTGGAGCTGACCTGGAACGGCCGGGACGCGCTCGAACTCCCCGACGGGAAGCGGACGTTCCTGGAGGACGGGGACCTCGTGACGCTGTCGGCGTGGGCTCCCGGTCCGGGCGGGGTCCGAGTGGGGCTGGGGGAAGTGGCGGGACGCGTGGTGCCCCGGGTGGTGTGA
- a CDS encoding M56 family metallopeptidase, whose product MTLCLLLLSTVAVAAAVPVPRALTRSAWPEREPVVGLWVWQCLVATVLLCCLTALVLGAAAVFHTVRDHVFAPAPPAVTAAYDLSAAPVWAVALTLLLAGGAAWTTAMLARELVEARRRQGLAREHLRERAPDLPAGLGAVARGPLLVLEDEYPDAWWMPGNPPQLIVTTGALHRLTDHQLDAVLTHERGHARARHDWLLHLSTALATGFPRVPLFAHFCDQTHRLVELAADDTASRRCGHLTTALALIELNQHRGVLSCSSSHRLLGERVDRLLEPPPRLLRRQRALTSATAALVPLLPLLIVFGPGLSALV is encoded by the coding sequence ATGACTCTCTGCCTGCTCCTGCTGAGCACCGTCGCCGTAGCGGCCGCCGTGCCGGTGCCGCGTGCGCTCACCCGGTCCGCGTGGCCCGAACGGGAACCGGTGGTCGGGCTGTGGGTGTGGCAGTGCCTGGTCGCCACGGTGCTGCTGTGCTGCCTGACGGCGCTGGTGCTGGGGGCGGCGGCGGTCTTCCACACGGTCCGCGACCATGTGTTCGCCCCGGCGCCGCCGGCCGTGACCGCGGCGTACGACCTCTCGGCGGCGCCGGTCTGGGCGGTCGCCCTGACCCTGCTGCTGGCGGGCGGGGCCGCGTGGACCACGGCGATGCTGGCCCGTGAACTGGTCGAGGCCCGTCGGCGCCAGGGGCTCGCCCGTGAGCATCTGCGGGAGCGGGCGCCGGATCTGCCGGCCGGGCTGGGCGCTGTCGCGCGCGGTCCACTGCTGGTGCTGGAGGACGAGTATCCGGATGCCTGGTGGATGCCGGGCAATCCGCCGCAGCTGATCGTGACGACCGGTGCGCTGCACCGGCTGACCGATCACCAACTGGACGCCGTCCTCACCCACGAGCGCGGGCATGCGCGGGCCCGCCACGACTGGCTGCTCCATCTGTCGACCGCGCTGGCCACGGGTTTTCCCCGGGTGCCGCTCTTCGCCCACTTCTGCGACCAGACGCACCGCTTGGTGGAACTGGCGGCGGACGACACGGCGTCGCGGCGGTGCGGTCACTTGACGACGGCGTTGGCGCTGATCGAGCTGAACCAGCATCGGGGCGTGCTGTCGTGCTCCTCCAGTCACCGGTTGCTGGGTGAGCGGGTGGACCGTCTGCTGGAGCCGCCGCCGCGGTTGCTGCGCCGACAGCGGGCGCTTACGTCTGCGACGGCGGCGCTGGTGCCGTTGCTGCCCCTGCTGATCGTCTTCGGACCGGGGTTGTCGGCGCTGGTGTAG